One part of the Pecten maximus chromosome 9, xPecMax1.1, whole genome shotgun sequence genome encodes these proteins:
- the LOC117334569 gene encoding MFS-type transporter SLC18B1-like: MVNFCAMACFSLLSPFYPKEAANKGVTQTVTGLVFGSFEFTIFLTSPIYGNFITKIGSKFMFISGIGVCGVCTILFGFLDTVPDETTFVVLCFLTRGIEALGASAYITASFAIISHAYPKHVSTVIGILETFSGVGMMVGPAIGSALYVAGGFGMPFYVLGGVLIACGMLCPLVMPKIEDKKQTLSKSIFYLLRSPLCVVICFITVCGTFGLGFLEPVLADRLEELNLSTILIGIMFLINSATYALGAPIWGWIGDTKGILKSLIIFGNISTGFGYMLLGPAPFLTFYPFEVWSQILALVLLGVLCGAAIIPTYNALFEGAVKQLGMDDDFETHGLISGLYNSCWSLGAFIGPMAAGALVQEFEFAWSCTACGGLFIFAGLVVLVYAILERYTLLCPIKPQKTGYEKIIDETLCESAQV, translated from the exons ATGGTGAATTTTTGTGCTATGGCATGCTTTTCACTTCTTTCACCTTTCTACCCTAAAGAG GCCGCAAATAAGGGTGTGACACAGACTGTGACTGGCTTAGTGTTCGGCTCGTTTGAGTTTACGATCTTCCTTACATCACCGATCTACGGAAATTTC ATAACGAAGATTGGCTCCAAATTTATGTTCATCTCTGGTATAGGTGTTTGTGGCGTATGTACAATTCTGTTCGG aTTTTTGGATACTGTCCCTGACGAGACAACCTTCGTGGTGTTGTGTTTCCTGACTCGCGGTATCGAGGCCCTGGGAGCGTCCGCTTACATCACAGCAAGCTTCGCTATCATATCTCATGCGTACCCAAAGCACGTGTCCACTGTCata GGTATTTTGGAGACATTTAGTGGAGTAGGTATGATGGTTGGTCCCGCCATAGGCAGTGCTTTATACGTG GCAGGCGGTTTTGGTATGCCGTTTTATGTTCTTGGTGGAGTTTTGATCGCGTGTGGAATGCTATGCCCACTTGTGATGCCTAAGATTGAAG ACAAAAAACAGACACTATCTAAGTCTATATTCTATCTGCTGAGGAGTCCCTTGTGTGTCGTCATCTGCTTCATCACAGTCTGTGGGACGTTTGGTTTGGGGTTCTTGGAACCTGTACTAGCTGATCGACTGGAGGAG CTTAACCTGTCGACGATTCTGATAGGAATCATGTTCCTGATCAACTCCGCCACTTACGCCCTTGGGGCCCCGATCTGGGGCTGGATCGGTGACACAAAG GGAATCTTAAAAAGTCTTATCATTTTCGGAAACATATCAACTGGGTTTGGCTACATGTTGCTGGGACCTGCGCCATTCCTGACCTTTTACCCATT CGAAGTGTGGTCCCAGATACTGGCTCTAGTTCTCTTGGGCGTTTTGTGTGGAGCCGCTATCATCCCAACCTACAATGCTTTGTTTGAGGGAGCCGTCAA ACAACTTGGAATGGATGATGATTTTGAAACTCACGGACTTATTTCTGGCCTCTACAATTCATGTTGGTCTCTCGG AGCTTTTATCGGACCGATGGCTGCCGGTGCCTTGGTCCAGGAGTTCGAGTTCGCTTGGTCATGTACTGCATGTGGTGGACTGTTCATATTTGCT GGTCTTGTGGTGTTAGTATATGCTATCCTGGAGAGATACACGCTTCTTTGTCCAATCAAACCTCAAAAGACAGGCTACGAAAAGATTATTGACGAAACTCTTTGTGAAAGTGCTCAAGTGTGA
- the LOC117334571 gene encoding uncharacterized protein LOC117334571 has product MVWGAVASVGLSMVLGFLWYSPFSLGKLWMKATFPGQTYTEIREGGNPAAWPLTMCSCSILVSVLHYFVGPYLGVTSVPAALKVGLALSVTDFLANFPHQLYNRASLVTYLIDHSYNAAVFTSSCLCLVYFS; this is encoded by the exons ATGGTTTGGGGAGCTGTCGCATCAGTTGGATTGAGTATGGTGCTTGGATTTCTCTGGTACTCACCATTTTCCCTGGGCAAGCTGTGGATGAAAGCCACCTTCCCCGGACAGACCTACACGGAGATTAGAGAAGGCGGTAATCCTGCTGCGTGGCCTCTCACCATGTGCTCCTGTTCGATTCTGGTGTCCGTTCTACACTACTTTGTGGG ACCCTACCTGGGAGTGACTAGTGTTCCTGCAGCCTTGAAGGTCGGACTGGCTTTGTCTGTTACAGACTTCCTGGCCAACTTTCCACATCAGTTGTATAATAGAGCTTCGTTGGTAACCTACCTCATCGACCACTCCTACAATGCTGCAGTCTTTACATCATCCTGTCTGTGCCTGGTCTACTTCAGCTAA